From a region of the Odocoileus virginianus isolate 20LAN1187 ecotype Illinois unplaced genomic scaffold, Ovbor_1.2 Unplaced_Contig_5, whole genome shotgun sequence genome:
- the LOC110141392 gene encoding olfactory receptor 9S13-like, translating into MSPYRDGNLSEMPLQEFVLDGFEGGPQTQALLFALFLALYMVAVLGNLTMIVLITLDARLHSPMYFFLKNLSFVDFCYSSVIYPKALANFLSSSKVITFAGCATQFFFFSMVGTTEAFLLAVMAYDRFVAICSPLRYPISMRPSVCARLVLGTYCGGFFNSILQTILTFSLPFCSSNHIDHFFCDVLPLLKLACADTTINELVMFGLCGLIIVGTTLVVLISYGYITGTILRMRSGGGRHKLFSTCCSHMTAVSIYYGTVFVMYAQPGAVESMEQGKVVSVFYTLVIPMLNPLIYSLRNKEVKDALQRLGQKHTAT; encoded by the coding sequence ATGTCACCCTACAGAGATGGAAACCTCTCAGAGATGCCTCTGCAGGAGTTCGTGCTGGATGGATTTGAGGGAGGTCCGCAGACCCAGGCCCTGCTCTTTGCTCTGTTCCTGGCCCTGTACATGGTGGCCGTCCTGGGGAACCTCACCATGATCGTGCTCATCACCCTGGATGCCCGTCTGCACTCCccaatgtacttcttcctcaagAACCTCTCCTTTGTGGACTTCTGTTACTCATCTGTCATCTACCCCAAGGCCCTGGCCAACTTCCTGTCCTCCTCCAAGGTCATCACCTTTGCAGGATGTGCCACCcagttcttcttcttctccaTGGTGGGCACCACTGAGGCATTCCTCCTggctgtgatggcctatgaccgcttcgTGGCCATCTGCAGCCCCCTGCGCTACCCCATCTCCATGCGCCCCTCGGTCTGTGCCCGCCTGGTGCTGGGCACCTACTGTGGGGGCTTCTTCAACTCCATCCTGCAGACTATCCTCACATTCAGCCTTCCATTCTGCAGCTCCAACCACATTGACCACTTCTTCTGTGATGTGCTTCCCTTACTTAAGCTTGCCTGTGCTGACACTACCATCAATGAGCTGGTCATGTTTGGCCTGTGTGGCCTTATAATTGTGGGCACCACACTCGTGGTCCTCATCTCCTACGGCTACATCACAGGGACCATCCTGAGGATGCGCTCAGGAGGAGGGAGACACAAGCTCTTCTCCACCTGTTGCTCCCACATGACAGCCGTGTCCATCTATTATGGGACAGTTTTTGTCATGTATGCCCAGCCAGGAGCTGTGGAGTCCATGGAGCAGGGCAAGGTGGTCTCTGTCTTCTACACCCTGGTCATCCCAATGCTCAACCCACTCATCTACAGCCTGAGAAACAAGGAGGTGAAGGATGCCCTGCAGAGACTGGGTCAGAAACACACAGCCACGTGA